Proteins from one Sabethes cyaneus chromosome 2, idSabCyanKW18_F2, whole genome shotgun sequence genomic window:
- the LOC128738171 gene encoding alsin homolog, whose amino-acid sequence MVSVFATDGTHLTVVVAIPERESLNIGIKLRICGEYHLLLTVDGELFLADYCIREKTVKLILLREDVADFDTEGNWMYVVSKSEGKLYQGKNGCIGQWKLLFEDHEDIRFEKVCCNNNGILLTSSEGSKLYACGDFGNLLNFDQLSPITELGAENIIQISAGIDFVILSSQNIGKVLTDVRKDPYYDRFCFMDDADYLDWKNIYKRLLDGYKSCSTGLENNTELNSVSSKINVDTVKVFGQLTHETGVASFGKINKGQLGTGDHIRRDKIMHLKLFNVSKIATCCDYSSALTVEGSLYLWGDTNKNQATLDNNITLTSTSTPKLFDRFRNILDVGCGNFQTYVLTNDLKIYDILSDDGCVNYECMDRKRFSELTKDVASIDEIPLILASDSIVLVNNLPIDKEALRVYTKQQTTVQALLKHFRENNVSKILKQPMNNLSPHFFYRSCTNLFYLLLLNLKSMRCFLLENDFTKIISFLMHRELLFLHKQILECYCDGNCLGLMHEPEESLLNIFLNSVKHYVELIELLVSSNKSLDEEAENRLLTAKSEWLNFSNEEVSEQMGKLTKATKEFWLKEENSRWLSLRQANRRVILDSADVPLKLLEVNIFSSSPRIVLFSDVLCYLSGTQLVSYPLELIWITTEVKEPLSNRHKEKLRFLVSIVTPEEVLRCHTLNSVDKLVWMNCLKTQVMRCLKKDATMKQPVYRYKYYEFSEKHTKYGGMEYFGIWKVGHIDGIGVLKGAERVYKGELYHGDITGYGSMSRTHYGIMSEYEGDLLDGKYNGYGKLKSANSSSPHYFRYQGYFKSNKYHGFGTHVTSAYQYNGDFMDDSKEGFGVLEDSLDGVKYIGMFANDKKYGNGILITTNGTYFAGLFTNDLLSNSAGGLAIFPNGVYYKGELTIEGPCGKGVFHYPEREVKSESFELDDTNTQMSGHTLTGTFAGTWENVKISNASMTMSQQFNKVPILDLKINAERKWASIFSCFHQSVFGTSDVGRIRLMEVKSIWNKVAIYINRAKRKQQLKANNFEAKFTEFSEQSAAEICHVGFRMSNLSTTSLRSSFSDSKLSLNLNGSAMQPEGALAASDNISVRSFSSVTSREYDDEFMLNPSGGQSRTSSYRDLDIIPDFCINTIDKHGLQLLRDYLSEAFSNTFHPLHELFEKLSNCFYSTYSCWKFTPNSILCEPAMNEWMSIVSRIYTLVLRVMFPALPKDSAIVDGELISYQTVLYPILMTQGIYSALFVLYASKCSKNDEIYRQRILICEKKTDENLIQLLDINRELIPIIQNDRYLEAIESLNRFKEKCCPSEMMFHINEAFNLVDMASKEQDTPLDLAADSLLELVILLIIKANLPQLGAELSLLEDLLQNDGLHRNTENDYCLTTLKASYQHIIGDNFFVNKLFEGASA is encoded by the exons atggttTCCGTCTTTGCAACTGATGGAACTCACCTGACGGTTGTCGTGGCCATTCCGGAACGCGAAAGCCTGaacattggaattaaattacgTATTTGCGGAGAGTACCATttactgttgactgttgacggAGAACTGTTTCTGGCAGACTATTGCATTCGAGAAAAAACGGTCAAATTGATATTGCTCCGTGAAGATGTGGCCGATTTTGATACCGAAGGCAACTGGATGTACGTCGTAAGTAAATCGGAAGGTAAGCTATACCAGGGCAAAAATGGATGTATCGGCCAGTGGAAGCTGCTGTTCGAGGACCATGAAGATATCAGGTTCGAAAAAGTCTGCTGCAATAACAATGGAATTTTGCTGACCAGCAGCGAAGGCTCGAAATTGTACGCTTGCGGTGACTTCGGCAACTTACTCAATTTTGACCAACTATCTCCGATCACCGAACTTGGTGCGGAAAATATCATTCAGATATCGGCCGGTATTGATTTTGTCATATTGTCTAGTCAGAATATCGGTAAAGTTCTGACGGATGTGAGGAAAGATCCTTACTATGATCGTTTCTGTTTCATGGATGATGCTGATTATCTTGACTGGAAGAATATCTATAAAAGGTTATTGGATGGGTATAAAAGTTGTTCGACGGGCTTAGAAAATAACACGGAGTTAAATAGCGTGTCTAGTAAGATAAACGTCGATACGGTGAAAGTTTTTGGACAACTAACACATGAAACCGGTGTAGCCAGCTTTGGGAAAATCAATAAAG gtcaaCTGGGAACAGGCGATCACATTCGACGGGATAAAATCATGCATCTCAAGCTGTTCAACGTGTCGAAGATTGCCACCTGTTGCGATTACTCTTCCGCACTGACGGTGGAAGGTAGTCTGTACTTGTGGGGTGACACGAACAAGAACCAAGCCACATTGGACAACAATATAACGCTTACCAGTACAAGCACTCCAAAGCTGTTCGATAGATTTAGGAATATTCTAGACGTAGGGTGTGGCAACTTTCAGACCTATGTGCTGACCAACGACCTCAAGATATACGACATTCTTTCCGACGATGGTTGCGTAAACTACGAGTGCATGGATCGTAAACGCTTCTCCGAGTTGACGAAAGATGTAGCTTCAATAGACGAAATTCCTCTAATACTGGCTAGTGATAGCATAGTCCTGGTTAATAATCTTCCAATTGACAAAGAAGCGTTGCGGGTTTATACTAAACAGCAGACAACAGTTCAAGCTCTGCTTAAGCACTTTAGGGAGAACAATGTTTCCAAGATCCTCAAACAACCTATGAATAATTTATCACCGCATTTTTTCTACCGATCTTGCACGAACCTATTTTACTTGCTCTTGCTAAATTTGAAATCGATGCGTTGCTTCCTGCTGGAAAACGATTTCACAAAAATCATCTCATTTCTAATGCACAGGGAACTGCTGTTTCTACACAAACAAATATTGGAATGCTATTGCGATGGCAATTGTTTGGGACTGATGCACGAACCGGAGGAAAGTTTGctcaatatcttcttgaacagTGTGAAACATTATGTCGAACTAATAGAACTTCTAGTCAGTAGCAATAAGTCACTTGATGAGGAAGCGGAAAATCGGTTACTTACAGCAAAAAGTGAGTGGCTCAACTTTTCCAACGAAGAAGTTAGCGAACAGATGGGCAAGCTAACGAAAGCGACCAAAGAATTCTGGCTTAAGGAGGAAAACTCCCGTTGGCTTTCGCTGCGGCAGGCCAACCGACGTGTCATACTAGACTCGGCCGATGTGCCGCTGAAGCTGCTTGAGGTTAACATCTTTTCCTCCTCACCGCGGATCGTACTGTTCAGCGATGTGCTGTGTTATTTGTCCGGCACGCAGCTCGTCAGCTACCCATTGGAACTGATTTGGATTACAACGGAAGTTAAAGAACCGCTGAGCAATCGTCACAAGGAGAAGCTGCGCTTCTTAGTCAGCATCGTCACACCGGAGGAGGTTCTGCGCTGTCACACCCTCAATTCGGTTGATAAACTGGTGTGGATGAACTGCCTCAAGACGCAGGTTATGCGCTGCCTGAAGAAAGATGCCACCATGAAGCAACCTGTCTATCGGTACAAATATTATGAGTTTAGCGAGAAGCATACCAAATACGGCGGGATGGAGTATTTCGGGATATGGAAAGTCGGTCACATCGACGGAATCGGAGTGCTCAAAGGGGCGGAGCGAGTTTACAAAGGAGAACTCTATCATGGAGATATCACCGGATATGGTTCCATGAGCAGGACTCACTATGGCATTATGTCGGAGTATGAGG GTGACCTTCTGGATGGCAAGTACAATGGCTATGGAAAGCTTAAATCCGCCAACAGTAGCTCGCCGCACTATTTCCGATACCAAGGGTACTTTAAGAGCAATAAATATCACGGCTTCGGGACGCATGTGACCAGTGCCTATCAGTACAATGGAGACTTCATGGACGACTCTAAAGAGGGATTCGGTGTCCTAGAGGATAGCTTGGATGGGGTTAAGTATATTGGAATGTTTGCCAACGACAAAAAGTACGGCAACGGGATACTGATAACCACAAATGGAACATATTTTGCTGGCCTATTTACGAACGATTTGCTTTCGAACTCAGCCGGTGGATTGGCGATTTTTCCAAACGGAGTTTACTACAAAGGCGAGCTCACAATTGAGGGCCCATGCGGGAAGGGCGTCTTCCATTATCCAGAGCGAGAAGTTAAGTCCGAATCGTTCGAACTGGACGACACAAACACGCAGATGAGTGGTCATACACTGACGGGGACGTTTGCTGGAACTTGGGAAAATGTGAAGATCTCCAATGCCAGCATGACGATGAGCCAGCAGTTTAACAAAGTGCCAAT ATTGGACCTTAAAATCAACGCTGAACGCAAATGGGCTTCCATATTCAGCTGCTTTCACCAGTCCGTATTCGGAACCAGTGATGTCGGACGGATTCGCCTAATGGAAGTTAAAAGCATCTGGAACAAAGTCGCCATCTACATCAATCGAGCAAAGCGAAAACAGCAGCTTAAAGCGAACAATTTCGAGGCAAAATTCACCGAGTTCAGTGAACAGTCCGCTGCGGAAATCTGCCACGTAGGGTTTCGAATGTCGAACCTATCCACCACGTCTTTGCGGTCGAGCTTTTCCGATTCTAAACTGTCACTCAATCTGAACGGCTCAGCAATGCAGCCAGAAGGCGCCCTAGCAGCATCGGATAACATTTCAGTTCGAAGCTTTTCGTCGGTCACTTCGAGAGAGTACGATGACGAGTTTATGCTCAATCCATCCGGCGGTCAAAGTCGAACTTCATCCTACCGGGACCTCGATATTATTCCCGACTTCTGCATAAACACTATCGATAAGCACGGATTGCAGTTGCTGCGGGACTATCTCAGTGAAGCGTTCAGCAATACCTTCCATCCACTGCATGAACTATTCGAAAAGCTCTCGAATTGCTTCTATTCCACGTACAGTTGTTGGAAATTTACGCCTAATTCGATCCTGTGTGAACCAGCAATGAATGAGTGGATGTCGATTGTAAGCCGGATCTACACGCTTGTGCTGAGAGTGATGTTTCCCGCATTACCAAAGGACTCTGCCATTGTCGACGG TGAGTTAATTTCTTATCAAACTGTGCTCTATCCCATTTTGATGACTCAAGGCATCTATTCAGCACTATTTGTGTTGTATGCCAGCAAGTGCAGTAAGAATGACGAAATCTACCGCCAGCGAATATTAATATGTGAAAAGAAAACCGatgaaaatttaattcaattgttGGATATTAACAG GGAGCTCATTCCAATCATTCAAAATGACCGTTATCTGGAAGCGATAGAAAGTTTAAATCGATTCAAAGAGAAATGTTGTCCAAGTGAAATGATGTTCCACATCAATGAAGCGTTCAACTTGGTTGATATGGCTAGCAAAGAGCAAG ATACCCCCCTGGACCTAGCGGCCGACAGTCTGCTGGAGCTCGTTATACTGCTCATCATCAAAGCAAACCTTCCCCAGCTGGGTGCGGAACTCAGTCTGCTGGAGGATCTGCTGCAAAACGATGGCTTGCATCGTAACACGGAGAACGACTACTGCCTGACGACGCTGAAAGCTTCCTATCAGCACATCATAGGCGATAACTTCTTCGTTAACAAGTTGTTCGAAGGCGCGAGTGCGTAA
- the LOC128738181 gene encoding ATPase inhibitor mai-2, mitochondrial-like yields the protein MFSIQRNATRLYPTGLSIVKMSQVGDLGSGAGKGGGGGGSIREAGGSFGKMEAAHEEEYFYKQQREQLEQIKAKTEESTRGDTKGQTSGKK from the exons ATGTTTTCGATTCAGCGTAACGCTACCCGACTATATCCCACAGGTTTAAG TATCGTCAAAATGAGTCAGGTTGGTGATTTAGGTTCCGGTGCCGGCAAAGGAGGTGGCGGCGGTGGTTCTATTCGAGAGGCTGGTGGCTCTTTCGGCAAAATGGAAGCAGCCCATGAGGAAGAATATTTCTACAAACAACAGCGGGAGCAATTGGAACAAATCAAAGCAAAGACTGAAGAAAGCACCAGGGGAGATACAAAGGGACAGACTAGTGGCAAAAAGTga
- the LOC128738178 gene encoding 39S ribosomal protein L15, mitochondrial has translation MSTIRHTSEKALQMLRTLPRVSIANIRDNPNSKKPTKRGRGQHSGDKHGAGNKGSNQRQNYMRLGYETGNAPFYLRFKYEPYYKGHHLKREYPPISLSLLQKLIDTNRIDASQPIDLTTICNTGLFQIKPDQLHYGVQLTDEGADDFRAKINLEVQHAPELVIAAIERNGGVIRTAYYDPHSLFAVVNPKKWFEKGVPIPRRMLPPQDAVEYYTDARNRGYLADPEEISKDRLVLAQKYGYELPRIEDDPDYKMLVQTKDPRQIFFGLNPGWVISLKDRAIIKAKESQ, from the exons ATGTCGACCATTAGACACACTTCTGAGAAGGCGCTGCAAATGCTTCGAACTCTGCCTAGAGTTTCTATAGCAAACATCCGCGATAATCCGAACTCTAAAAAACCG ACAAAACGAGGCCGCGGTCAGCATAGCGGCGACAAACACGGCGCTGGAAACAAGGGCTCTAATCAGCGACAAAACTATATGCGGCTGGGATATGAAACTGGAAACGCTCCGTTCTATCTTCGCTTTAAATATGAGCCGTATTATAAAGGGCACCACCTAAAGCGGGAGTATCCACCCATTAGTTTGTCCCTGCTGCAAAAGTTGATCGACACTAATCGGATAGATGCTAGTCAACCGATTGATCTGACCACGATTTGCAATACGGGTTTGTTTCAGATTAAGCCGGATCAGCTGCATTACGGTGTCCAGCTAACCGATGAGGGTGCCGATGATTTCCGGGCGAAAATTAATCTCGAAGTACAGCACGCTCCCGAATTGGTGATTGCTGCGATAGAGAGGAACGGAGGCGTCATTCGTACGGCCTACTACGATCCGCATAGTCTATTTGCTGTGGTGAATCCTAAAAAGTGGTTCGAAAAGGGAGTTCCAATCCCGCGACGGATGCTACCCCCACAGGATGCCGTCGAGTACTATACGGATGCGCGCAATCGCGGTTACTTGGCCGATCCGGAGGAGATTAGCAAGGATCGGCTGGTGCTGGCGCAAAAGTATGGCTACGAACTGCCGAGGATTGAGGATGATCCCGACTATAAGATGCTGGTGCAGACAAAGGATCCGAGGCAGATATTTTTCGGACTGAACCCAGGCTGGGTAATTAGTCTGAAGGATCGAGCCATTATCAAGGCGAAGGAAAGTCAGTAA
- the LOC128735501 gene encoding protein artichoke, translating into MEKSYHVRGWVANRRSALLFLTILIAAITCQGVVAQRDTICPPQDIILPCRCSQRGSEIQIWCSHSDLPRVLTGLKAVSKSINRPIDELILENNFLPSLPGRAFAPLNILRLMLRHNGLERVSNGWLNELDRNLVEVFVVERNLRSVPVDSLAGLRKLEAVTIQSDSLKRLPDFSGLPKLRYISIQSSSLIEISPQSFRDLQHLETVSIVGSRTLTRLEGGLFNDLPKLSTINLSENGIDWVHLRAFVGLPNLKTIQLSGNNIVDAGMIGRAVKDIPNMAILKLDRNVISKLSEGSFVDLPALKELYLNDNAITELHHGAFHRTPNLKLVHLENNYLRRVHPESFLQASGSGVEIMHLHQNEIGRVEELRSLLDALPMLRFLDLSHNKLEAIPFGALRGHGTLEQLYLNNNKIRMIERDAFMAMPGLRELRLSNNSLSDLLPMPFWNLPGLKGIDISYNNFRRVDPSLLVGVPSLRRFDISGNSLSILDPSSFVHTPLLETVNVSFNELSLIHPATFRDLNHMFEIDAGDNKLQEFIPGLPIAIERINLARNQIANLPQPSSNSLDLPALRMLDISGNQLTKIIKGSFQTTPQLRILGLSRNQLQSIDEGSLSGLSRLEILTLQDNRLIALHERSLTPLENLRELNLQGNRLEVLVDHLLDGNANLERFDASRNSIVDISAKAFRNSRSLQILDLSGNKLRELPESLSGLSELQEIDVSFNQLTELTPTVLASWRNLEELKVSNNRVNQLHQGSLRNLPLLQYLDLSSNELAVLEHGSLRNLPELQELVLADNKLTELKDRIFEDLPNLQAVHLQQNNLQVISPYTFYRSPSIVYLNLSANQFRSLESVGLRSIRNVEVLDLSSNFIRKITPNPLRGLDWLVELKLDDNKICGIQGEPFSSMPRLRVLSIRNNRLSRVPEPIFRNLRSNIAILDVDGNPLDCSCDMLWYLAWLQETRNLYPGPRCRDGKMLMDSRLSRNECQTDARTAVALDERVPLTNDHGDVFIRSVDFDDCEMENYEALPPGPAPGLGPGSIVVPASPIDSEYFDQYIDYPHTLFNDSNTVERINGSTFSGDSISRFNQSQNFADFNNNKFNNLNNIPPHVQNNSPFTFFGVPIPSLNIGKMFGGSGRTSNNRAATGTRGKGRVQVYHPEDSSSGYNPMNTDRQEPPTITVTTPDDNQEKNPGASNDNNLFYRPYFQTPFRKPNMLKGGFNPIIPGSEGGFTPITDPTVKIIKQNISGPGRWPEEFSERVPLVTETPRHSQKNQPEVTRKPFNQGPYSVDGISHGNPIPTPPTLPKEPENKKESTNRSDVTESPSSAASGGESTNSEMEEDEDDDEDEETEEVSEQEQAPPFRGVTKYSENDITTRLSIELGTATTVGPLGYNKPHTVRENEITMTRALTRAPISEFYDGVNHSPSSISALIASGGTQQNGVSSPSSASTKRPPGKSTIVKVASPLSSTVTPFIGGTTHDDEQYSSPGVRRIHPGVDNGDFITQNIIDLTHQAQEPAGGNEIRKREDMDWYYATYNRTPIYEYYEPGLNRYESGESRTIASLWLTAAIVTSLVTRIILL; encoded by the exons ATGGAAAAGTCTTACCATGTGCGGGGTTGGGTTGCAAATCGGAGAAGTGCACTGCTCTTCTTAACAATACTAATTGCTGCCATCACATGCCAAGGAGTGGTTGCTCAGAGAGACACCATCTGTCCTCCACAGGACATCATTCTACCCTGTCGGTGTTCCCAGCGAGGAAGCGAAATTCAAATATG GTGTTCTCACAGCGACCTCCCTCGGGTTTTAACGGGATTGAAAGCCGTGTCGAAATCAATCAACCGACCTATCGACGAGCTAATACTGGAAAACAACTTCCTTCCTTCGCTGCCTGGTCGTGCATTCGCCCCGCTGAACATCCTGCGACTTATGCTTCGCCATAACGGTCTCGAACGGGTATCGAATGGATGGCTCAACGAGCTAGACCGGAACCTAGTGGAAGTTTTCGTCGTCGAAAGAAATCTACGCAGCGTTCCGGTGGACAGTCTGGCTGGCCTGAGAAAACTCGAAGCTGTAACCATTCAAAGTGACAGCCTAAAACGGTTACCGGATTTCTCCGGACTACCAAAACTAAGATACATCAGCATACAGAGTTCGTCTCTCATCGAGATATCCCCGCAAAGTTTCCGTGACTTGCAGCATCTCGAGACGGTTAGCATAGTTGGCAGCCGAACACTGACACGGCTCGAAGGAGGACTTTTTAACGACTTGCCGAAGCTGAGCACAATCAATCTTTCGGAAAACGGAATCGATTGGGTCCATTTGAGGGCGTTCGTTGGACTCCCGAATCTGAAAACTATTCAGCTAAGTGGAAACAATATTGTTGATGCTGGAATGATTGGCCGAGCTGTGAAGGATATACCGAATATGGCCATCCTCAAACTggatagaaatgttatttcaaAACTAAGCGAAGGCAGTTTCGTTGATTTGCCGGCTTTGAAAGAGCTGTACTTGAATGATAATGCCATCACGGAACTTCATCACGGAGCTTTTCACCGAACGCCGAACTTAAAGTTAGTTCACCTTGAAAATAATTACCTGAGAAGAGTCCATCCGGAATCGTTTCTACAAGCGTCGGGAAGTGGAGTTGAAATTATGCACTTGCATCAAAATGAAATCGGAAGAGTGGAGGAGCTGAGGTCGCTGCTGGATGCCCTTCCTATGCTTCGCTTCTTGGATTTAAGTCACAACAAATTGGAAGCGATCCCATTTGGAGCTCTGCGAGGTCACGGAACCTTAGAGCAactttatttgaataacaacaaAATTCGTATGATCGAACGTGACGCTTTTATGGCCATGCCTGGTCTTCGTGAGCTTCGTCTGAGTAATAACTCACTGTCTGATCTGCTCCCTATGCCTTTTTGGAATCTACCAGGGCTGAAAGGCATTGACATATCCTACAATAATTTTCGTCGTGTCGATCCAAGCCTTTTGGTCGGAGTGCCTTCGCTTAGACGGTTCGACATCAGTGGTAATTCTTTGAGCATCCTCGATCCGTCTTCCTTTGTGCACACTCCGCTGCTGGAAACTGTCAATGTTTCTTTCAACGAATTGAGCCTCATCCATCCGGCAACTTTTCGTGACTTGAATCACATGTTTGAAATAGATGCTGGAGATAATAAACTACAGGAATTCATACCGGGTCTACCGATAGCTATCGAACGAATCAATCTGGCACGAAACCAGATTGCTAACTTACCGCAACCATCTTCGAATTCGCTGGATCTTCCAGCGCTTCGAATGTTGGACATTAGCGGCAATCAGCTCACTAAAATCATCAAGGGAAGTTTCCAAACGACTCCACAGTTGCGAATCCTTGGCTTGTCAAGAAATCAATTGCAGAGCATCGATGAAGGTAGCCTCAGTGGTTTGAGTCGTCTTGAAATACTTACCCTACAAGATAATCGCCTCATTGCACTGCACGAACGATCGCTTACACCGTTGGAAAACCTCCGCGAACTGAATCTACAAGGAAATCGCCTCGAGGTCCTGGTAGATCATCTGCTAGACGGTAATGCAAACCTCGAACGATTTGATGCTTCACGGAACAGTATAGTGGACATTTCGGCTAAGGCTTTCCGTAACAGTAGATCGTTGCAAATTCTGGACCTATCCGGTAATAAGTTGCGAGAACTACCGGAATCTCTTTCGGGTCTCAGTGAATTGCAGGAAATCGACGTCAGTTTTAATCAGTTAACGGAACTGACTCCGACTGTTCTGGCATCTTGGAGGAATTTGGAAGAGCTGAAAGTTTCCAACAATAGAGTGAACCAGCTCCATCAAGGATCATTACGGAATTTACCCCTCCTGCAGTATCTGGATCTGTCCAGCAACGAACTGGCAGTGCTTGAGCATGGCTCCTTGAGAAATTTACCGGAGCTGCAAGAGTTAGTTCTAGCAGATAATAAGCTGACCGAACTGAAAGATCGAATTTTCGAAGATTTACCTAACTtacag GCCGTCCACCTTCAGCAAAACAACCTACAGGTTATTTCACCTTACACCTTTTACCGGTCACCCTCTATTGTGTACCTGAACTTGTCGGCCAACCAATTTCGTAGTTTGGAAAGCGTCGGACTACGCAGTATTCGCAATGTGGAAGTTCTTGACCTATCCAGCAACTTTATTCGAAAGATCACACCCAATCCCCTCCGAGGACTTGACTGGCTGGTCGAGCTAAAACTGGATGACAATAAGATTTGCGGAATTCAAGGAGAACCATTTTCATCGATGCCCAGGTTGCGAGTTCTTAGCATTCGGAACAACCGACTTTCACGGGTTCCGGAGCCCATCTTCCGTAACTTGCGAAGCAACATTGCGATTCTGGATGTCGATG GTAATCCTCTGGATTGCAGCTGCGACATGCTGTGGTATCTGGCATGGCTTCAAGAAACTCGTAATCTTTACCCTGGCCCACGCTGTCGGGATGGCAAGATGCTAATGGATTCTCGACTGTCTAGAAACGAGTGCCAGACGGATGCAAGGACTGCAGTGGCTCTCGATGAACGTGTTCCACTAACCAACGATCACGGTGATGTGTTTATACGATCCGTAGATTTTGACGATTGTGAAATGGAGAATTACGAAGCATTGCCGCCTGGGCCTGCACCGGGACTCGGTCCGGGAAGCATTGTCGTTCCTGCCTCGCCGATCGATAGTGAGTACTTCGACCAGTATATTGATTACCCCCATACCCTTTTCAACGACAGCAATACAGTGGAGCGGATTAATGGATCTACCTTTTCAGGCGACTCGATTAGCCGATTTAACCAGAGCCAAAACTTTGCGGATTTCAACAATAACAAGTTCAACAATTTGAACAACATACCACCACATGTGCAAAACAACTCGCCATTCACATTCTTCGGAGTACCGATCCCTAGCTTGAATATTGGCAAAATGTTTGGTGGTTCCGGACGGACTTCCAACAACCGAGCAGCTACGGGAACTCGCGGAAAGGGACGAGTACAAGTCTATCACCCAGAAGATTCTTCCAGCGGATACAATCCAATGAACACCGATAGACAAGAACCACCAACCATTACAGTAACAACCCCAGACGACAATCAGGAAAAAAATCCCGGTGCATCCAACGACAACAACCTATTCTACAGGCCTTACTTCCAAACCCCCTTCCGAAAACCGAACATGCTTAAGGGCGGCTTCAATCCGATAATACCCGGTAGCGAGGGCGGATTTACCCCGATAACCGATCCAACGGTAAAAATCATCAAACAAAACATATCAGGACCGGGGCGTTGGCCGGAAGAGTTCAGCGAGCGTGTTCCCTTGGTCACCGAAACGCCACGTCACTCTCAAAAAAATCAACCTGAAGTAACTAGAAAGCCGTTCAATCAAGGACCATATTCTGTAGATGGTATTAGTCATGGAAATCCGATTCCCACCCCGCCGACTCTGCCGAAAGAGCCCGAGAATAAGAAGGAAAGTACCAATCGCTCGGACGTAACGGAATCTCCCAGTTCCGCAGCCAGCGGAGGTGAGTCAACCAATTCGGAGATGGAAGAGGATGAGGACGACGATGAAGACGAAGAAACCGAAGAAGTAAGTGAACAAGAACAGGCTCCTCCATTCCGAGGAGTTACCAAATACAGCGAAAACGATATAACCACCCGTTTGTCAATCGAGCTTGGAACAGCAACGACCGTCGGACCTCTCGGTTACAACAAACCCCATACTGTGCGCGAGAACGAAATCACTATGACGCGGGCACTGACCCGAGCGCCGATCAGCGAATTCTACGACGGTGTCAATCACTCGCCAAGTTCGATATCTGCATTGATCGCATCGGGAGGTACCCAACAGAATGGTGTATCTTCTCCGAGCTCGGCATCCACTAAACGTCCCCCGGGAAAATCCACAATTGTAAAGGTGGCATCACCTCTTTCCTCTACGGTAACACCCTTCATCGGAGGTACGACCCACGACGATGAGCAATACTCCTCTCCGGGAGTACGACGAATCCATCCGGGCGTGGACAATGGAGATTTTATAACTCAAAACATAATCGATCTTACACATCAGGCACAGGAACCGGCAGGGGGGAACGAAATCCGGAAACGAGAGGATATGGATTGGTATTACGCAACATACAATCGGACGCCCATCTACGAGTATTACGAACCAGGTTTGAATCGATACGAAAGCGGAGAAAGCCGAACCATCGCTTCCCTCTGGCTAACAGCGGCTATTGTAACGTCACTGGTGACGCGAATAATTTTACTGTAA
- the LOC128735502 gene encoding uncharacterized protein K02A2.6-like has translation MERRKLPEKPWIDLAIDFLGPLPSGEYILVIIDYYSRYMEIEIMKRITAQETVKRLQKIFRTWGYPRTITLDNGKQFVSQEFDEFCKRTGIVLNHTTPYWPQANGEVERQNRSLLKRLKISNALYGDWKTELDDYLILYNNNPHSVTGQPPSELLQNRKLRFKIPQTDDISTTPPITEFRDRDLKQKFESKMAEDVRRGSKPSVLELDDTVLMKNLLPKDKLSTDFSKEKFKVIEKKGSNVTVESQATGKQFERNSSHLLKILENDMELSDSSLREEKEKDVNIRRSSRIAKPSVRYSP, from the coding sequence ATGGAACGACGGAAACTACCGGAAAAACCCTGGATAGATTTGGCGATAGATTTCTTGGGCCCATTGCCTTCAGGAGAATACATATTGGTTATTATTGATTACTATAGCCGATATATGGAAATAGAAATAATGAAACGAATAACAGCACAGGAGACGGTTAAACGATTGCAGAAGATTTTTCGAACGTGGGGATACCCCCGGACAATAACTCTAGATAATGGGAAACAGTTTGTCTCCCAAGAATTCGACGAATTTTGTAAAAGAACTGGCATTGTCTTAAATCACACTACGCCATATTGGCCGCAAGCTAATGGCGAAGTGGAACGTCAAAACCGATCGTTGCTAAAGCGACTGAAGATCTCTAATGCGTTATATGGGGATTGGAAGACCGAACTAGACGATTACCTGATACTTTATAATAACAATCCTCATAGTGTAACTGGACAACCACCAAGTGAGTTGCTCCAAAATCGTAAATTGAGATTTAAGATACCGCAGACAGACGATATTTCTACAACACCACCGATAACGGAGTTCCGTGACCgtgatttgaaacaaaaatttgaaaGTAAAATGGCTGAAGATGTTAGGCGAGGCTCAAAACCGAGTGTTCTTGAGCTCGACGATACAGTTTTAATGAAAAATCTCCTACCGAAGGATAAACTCTCTACCGATTTTTCGAAAGAAAAGTTCAAGGTCATTGAGAAAAAAGGATCAAATGTTACCGTAGAATCGCAGGCTACCGGAAAGCAGTTTGAGAGAAACTCATCCCATCTTCTAAAAATATTAGAAAATGATATGGAGTTGAGTGATTCATCTTTACGggaggaaaaggaaaaagacgTCAACATACGACGATCATCAAGGATTGCGAAACCATCAGTACGATACTCACCCTGA